A portion of the Paenibacillus hamazuiensis genome contains these proteins:
- a CDS encoding ATP-binding protein, which produces MTKRRTILIALLFLAILTGLRLFWIAFQAVPPHPSAVGGVVDLRNWDFSADNTLTLDGQWEFFPGQWLTPSPGGSYVPPASASGFIQVPGSWNRALSGESGSPYGYGTYRLLILVSADNRMTYGIKTQDIRGASELFVNGHLLTGSGQPSAIRELHESRNIPYSGFFTTNEDYIEIVVRVSNYDYADKGGIIGPVSFGSALAVTHQNIFSLCMNLVAIIILLMHGFYAVILFMFRPDRKVLLYFALMVTCTAFTLFTNYEKLLLAWIPLEFGWFKRIQYLSYTGVGAFMLLFTKHLFPEYRHLKFIRMFAFICGLYALFVLGAPIRFVTRTEPLLIFISVLPTLTAPALWLRGALNGKEHAIYLLLSAVGMTSHVTWGVLLNAGLIVTPYYPFDLIVAFLSMASFWFRRLFRMSDQTEQLAARLQQVDKQKDDFLANTSHELRNPLHGILTIAQTIVDTEKHSLGENTKKDLELLISVGRRMSFMLNDLLDFTRLKEQDVRLNMTKVHLQSVASGVLDMIRFMTEGKQIRLSQNIPDTFPFVMADENRLVQIMFNLLHNAVKYTHEGLISISAEIRSGKAHVHITDTGIGMDEATQKRIFLPYEQGDSSLTALGAGIGLGLSISTRLVELHGGTLGVKSASGQGSTFTFTLQLAGDTGQALVRVNESARSGIADDTAAAAVQEPKNRHVSPSASFVSEKPRILAVDDDPVNLKILDNLLSAEQYDIVTVTNGREALVKLLNERWDLVITDVMMPHMSGYELTKLVRERFTVSELPILLLTARSRSEDIAAGFRCGANDYVMKPMDALELKSRVRALTNLKLSFTERLRLEAAWLQAQIKPHFLFNTLNSIAALSEFDTARMRHLLDVFGQYLRTSFDFHNVDRLVPLHQELGLVRSYLFIEKERFQDRLQVIWELGEGAGFRLPPLSVQPLVENAVRHGILPRSRGGTVRIRVAEHPNYAVISVEDDGVGISPERLHEVLYGKPDGQKGIGLYNLERRLKQIYGKGLQIRSHLGRGTIVTMEIPK; this is translated from the coding sequence ATGACCAAGCGAAGAACGATACTCATCGCCTTGCTATTCTTAGCGATACTTACCGGCCTCCGCCTGTTCTGGATCGCCTTTCAAGCCGTTCCGCCGCATCCTTCTGCGGTGGGCGGAGTCGTCGACCTGCGAAATTGGGATTTTTCGGCGGATAATACCTTGACGCTGGATGGGCAGTGGGAGTTTTTCCCCGGCCAATGGCTGACACCCTCTCCCGGCGGATCCTACGTTCCCCCCGCATCGGCAAGCGGCTTTATTCAAGTTCCGGGCAGTTGGAACCGGGCTCTGTCCGGAGAATCGGGGTCTCCCTATGGCTACGGAACTTACCGGCTCCTGATACTCGTAAGTGCCGACAACAGGATGACCTACGGTATCAAGACCCAAGATATTCGCGGCGCTTCCGAGCTTTTCGTGAACGGACATTTGCTTACGGGCAGCGGTCAGCCTTCGGCGATCCGGGAGCTGCATGAGAGCCGGAATATCCCGTACTCCGGCTTCTTTACGACAAATGAAGATTATATCGAAATCGTTGTGCGCGTATCCAACTACGACTATGCCGACAAAGGCGGCATCATCGGACCGGTTTCGTTCGGCAGCGCCTTGGCGGTTACGCATCAAAACATTTTTTCACTCTGCATGAATCTCGTGGCGATCATCATTCTTTTGATGCACGGCTTTTATGCGGTCATTTTGTTCATGTTCAGGCCGGATCGCAAAGTGCTTCTCTATTTCGCCCTGATGGTCACCTGCACGGCCTTCACCTTGTTCACCAACTATGAAAAGCTGCTGCTGGCCTGGATCCCTCTCGAATTCGGGTGGTTTAAGCGGATTCAATACTTGTCATACACCGGTGTCGGCGCTTTTATGCTTCTGTTTACGAAACATCTCTTTCCGGAATACCGACATCTGAAATTCATTCGCATGTTTGCTTTCATCTGCGGCTTGTATGCGTTGTTTGTTCTGGGTGCCCCCATCCGATTCGTGACGCGGACAGAGCCGCTGCTTATCTTCATCAGCGTGCTGCCTACGCTGACGGCTCCCGCGCTTTGGCTCCGCGGCGCGCTGAACGGCAAGGAACACGCAATTTATTTGCTCCTCTCCGCAGTCGGCATGACTTCCCACGTCACATGGGGCGTATTGCTTAATGCGGGGCTGATTGTGACACCGTATTATCCGTTCGATCTGATCGTCGCATTTCTCAGCATGGCGTCCTTTTGGTTCAGGAGGCTTTTCCGAATGTCGGACCAAACCGAACAGCTCGCGGCCCGGCTTCAGCAGGTGGACAAGCAAAAGGACGACTTTCTGGCAAACACGTCCCACGAATTGCGAAATCCGCTGCACGGCATTCTCACGATTGCCCAAACCATCGTGGATACCGAAAAACATTCGCTGGGGGAGAACACGAAAAAGGATCTCGAACTGCTTATTTCCGTAGGGCGCCGTATGTCGTTCATGCTCAATGACCTGCTCGATTTTACGCGCCTCAAAGAGCAGGATGTCCGGCTGAACATGACCAAGGTGCATCTTCAATCGGTGGCTTCCGGAGTGCTCGATATGATCCGCTTTATGACCGAAGGCAAGCAGATCCGGCTGTCGCAAAACATCCCGGATACCTTCCCTTTCGTCATGGCGGATGAAAACCGGCTCGTCCAAATCATGTTCAATTTGCTGCATAATGCGGTGAAATATACTCATGAAGGGCTTATCTCGATCAGCGCGGAAATCCGCAGCGGGAAAGCTCATGTCCATATCACGGATACCGGGATCGGGATGGACGAAGCGACGCAGAAACGAATCTTTTTGCCCTATGAGCAAGGGGATTCCAGCCTGACGGCATTAGGGGCGGGGATCGGGCTCGGACTCAGCATCAGCACCCGGCTTGTCGAGCTGCACGGCGGTACGCTCGGGGTCAAGTCTGCGTCGGGGCAAGGCTCGACATTTACGTTTACGCTGCAGCTGGCCGGCGATACAGGGCAGGCACTTGTCCGCGTTAACGAGAGCGCTCGTTCCGGGATCGCCGACGATACGGCAGCTGCCGCCGTGCAAGAGCCGAAAAACCGGCATGTTTCGCCATCCGCCTCATTCGTATCGGAAAAACCGAGAATACTGGCCGTAGATGACGATCCGGTGAATTTGAAAATTTTGGATAACCTTCTTTCCGCAGAGCAATACGATATCGTGACGGTAACAAACGGCCGCGAGGCTTTGGTTAAACTGCTGAACGAACGGTGGGATCTCGTGATTACCGATGTGATGATGCCGCACATGTCCGGATACGAACTTACCAAGCTCGTTCGCGAGCGCTTCACCGTATCGGAGCTGCCGATTTTGCTTTTAACGGCGCGAAGCCGTTCCGAGGATATCGCCGCCGGCTTTCGATGCGGTGCCAACGATTATGTGATGAAGCCGATGGATGCACTGGAGCTGAAATCCCGTGTACGCGCACTCACCAACCTGAAGCTTTCCTTCACCGAGCGCCTTCGTTTGGAGGCGGCGTGGCTGCAAGCCCAGATCAAGCCTCACTTTCTGTTTAACACGCTCAACTCGATCGCCGCCCTCAGCGAATTCGATACGGCGAGAATGCGGCATTTGCTTGATGTGTTCGGCCAATATTTGCGCACCAGCTTCGATTTTCATAATGTGGACCGTCTCGTTCCGCTTCACCAGGAGCTGGGACTTGTCCGTTCTTACCTGTTCATCGAGAAGGAGCGTTTCCAGGACCGGCTTCAGGTCATATGGGAACTGGGCGAAGGCGCCGGGTTTCGGCTGCCTCCCCTGTCGGTCCAGCCCCTTGTGGAAAATGCCGTCAGGCACGGGATACTGCCGCGATCGCGAGGCGGAACGGTTCGCATCCGGGTCGCGGAACATCCGAACTACGCCGTCATTTCGGTTGAAGATGACGGGGTGGGCATATCCCCGGAACGGCTGCACGAGGTGCTGTACGGCAAGCCGGACGGGCAAAAAGGCATCGGCTTATATAATTTGGAGCGCCGCCTGAAGCAAATTTATGGAAAAGGGCTGCAAATCCGCAGCCATCTCGGGCGCGGGACGATTGTGACGATGGAAATTCCGAAATAA
- a CDS encoding DUF4097 family beta strand repeat-containing protein, with product MNKRKMFGISLLLLGAFIFFIIFPKSGVSWAAKAVLAPVSETTETIAIQASDMNIRLVPEARVDVQAYLQGSGKITVTESADRLEFNAERGRFTLLPLNCTLVVHLPLSYRNNLAVTLDQGDITASGPSGERNASFSLKTITIQAQSSKTELTRLEAGRITFGASSGTFRAQSVRTDLGIIAMTTGSVELHDYTGSVETRLDSGEVNASGIRAGTGSFDSKSGQIHLEHYSGKLHGVLGAGEFLASFDQLSDAVDVTVGRGRAELILPANPDIRLEAGVESGNFDNRRTFDRIAKQTETELAAQSGSGTLPVKVHVNAGELTLK from the coding sequence ATGAATAAGAGAAAAATGTTCGGCATCTCGCTGCTTCTGCTCGGCGCATTCATCTTTTTCATCATTTTTCCTAAATCCGGAGTCAGTTGGGCGGCTAAAGCAGTCCTGGCGCCTGTATCCGAGACAACGGAAACCATCGCGATTCAGGCGTCCGACATGAATATTCGGCTTGTCCCGGAAGCGAGGGTGGATGTGCAGGCTTATTTGCAAGGCAGCGGCAAAATCACTGTCACCGAATCGGCAGATCGTCTGGAGTTTAACGCCGAACGTGGTCGTTTTACGTTATTGCCGCTGAATTGTACGCTCGTCGTTCATTTGCCCCTCTCCTACCGCAACAATCTGGCGGTGACTTTGGACCAAGGCGATATTACCGCATCCGGTCCGTCCGGAGAAAGAAATGCAAGCTTTTCGCTGAAAACCATCACGATACAAGCACAATCAAGCAAAACGGAACTGACCCGGCTTGAAGCCGGCAGGATCACCTTCGGGGCTTCGTCAGGAACTTTTCGGGCGCAATCAGTACGGACGGACCTCGGGATCATCGCGATGACAACAGGTTCCGTTGAACTGCATGACTATACGGGCAGTGTCGAGACTCGCCTTGATTCCGGGGAAGTGAACGCTTCCGGCATCCGGGCCGGCACCGGCTCATTCGATTCGAAGAGCGGCCAGATTCATCTGGAGCATTACAGCGGCAAGCTCCATGGTGTTCTGGGCGCCGGGGAGTTCCTTGCGAGCTTCGATCAGCTTTCCGATGCTGTAGATGTTACCGTTGGCCGCGGGCGGGCCGAGCTGATCCTTCCGGCGAATCCGGATATCCGGCTGGAAGCGGGGGTGGAGAGCGGAAATTTCGATAACCGCCGCACTTTCGACCGCATCGCCAAACAAACGGAAACAGAGCTTGCGGCTCAAAGCGGCAGCGGAACACTTCCCGTTAAAGTGCATGTAAATGCGGGTGAACTGACCCTGAAATAG
- the liaF gene encoding cell wall-active antibiotics response protein LiaF codes for MALRRLLFNRFTGYIALFAAAYAAAVRSGFAEWLDPLFGLMLGLLSYRRLSKRLAVIPWTYAAVQSAFIFGLPPGGTAAAVLLMSCGYLLLLNPSEPPLAPKLRVGDVHIRPPEMSDIRIEQGIGDVHIDFSSAFTPPGEHRVVVNRLMGNVIIYVPYGLGVKTDIEVMFGKPEAFGQKSPRFPRRLRMETGEYEDAPSRLHIAISAGIGDVDVRYL; via the coding sequence ATGGCTTTACGCCGTTTACTTTTCAACCGGTTTACCGGATATATCGCCCTTTTTGCAGCCGCTTATGCCGCCGCCGTCAGGTCGGGTTTTGCGGAATGGCTGGACCCTTTGTTCGGTCTCATGCTCGGCCTGCTCTCCTACCGCCGCCTATCCAAACGGCTTGCCGTTATCCCGTGGACGTATGCGGCCGTCCAGTCGGCGTTTATTTTCGGACTCCCTCCCGGGGGGACCGCTGCCGCGGTGTTGCTGATGAGCTGCGGCTATCTCCTGCTGCTAAACCCGTCCGAGCCGCCTTTAGCCCCCAAGCTGCGGGTCGGCGACGTTCACATCCGGCCCCCGGAAATGTCGGATATCCGCATCGAACAAGGGATCGGCGATGTCCATATCGACTTTTCCTCCGCCTTTACGCCGCCCGGCGAGCACCGGGTGGTCGTTAACCGCCTTATGGGCAACGTGATCATCTACGTGCCGTACGGGCTCGGGGTCAAAACGGACATCGAGGTGATGTTCGGCAAGCCGGAGGCGTTCGGACAAAAATCGCCGCGTTTTCCGCGCCGTCTCCGTATGGAAACAGGAGAGTATGAGGATGCCCCGAGCAGGCTGCACATTGCCATATCCGCCGGCATCGGCGACGTGGATGTGAGGTATTTATGA
- a CDS encoding sensor histidine kinase, giving the protein MNRHRFAGIQWKAAFYSLGLSLFISIVSMIAVLSAYRLDFSTLWSLHASRIGMALVLIVGLGLVPGYIFGSRLKRRVQQLAESVYLFERGDFTYRVPDSLVSGRDEMGVMGGRLNRMAERIEQQVASLQKLAAEKTELAGQLQQSAVLEERQRIARDLHDAVSQQLFAISMMTSAIRESEDLNTDKVRKRIEMVQSSAGEAQKEMRALLMQLRPAALDGKNLKDGIEELLRQLANKHDIAVHGELEDIPEISKGISDNLFRMLQESLSNVIRHSGASAVTVRLRQVGRHIHMTVADNGVGFDTEEAGAASYGMKTLQERADEIGGTVSVASSPGKGTQIHVKVPVIYLEGGS; this is encoded by the coding sequence ATGAACCGACACCGTTTTGCCGGCATTCAGTGGAAAGCGGCCTTCTATTCGCTGGGATTGTCGCTCTTTATTTCGATCGTATCCATGATTGCGGTGTTATCGGCTTATCGGCTGGACTTCAGCACCTTATGGTCGCTTCATGCGTCTCGAATCGGCATGGCGCTCGTGCTGATCGTAGGTCTGGGACTCGTTCCGGGGTACATCTTCGGAAGCCGTTTGAAGCGGCGTGTACAGCAGCTCGCGGAATCGGTTTATTTATTCGAACGCGGCGATTTTACATACCGGGTGCCGGATTCGCTCGTGAGCGGCAGAGACGAGATGGGCGTTATGGGAGGGCGGCTGAACCGGATGGCTGAACGCATCGAACAACAAGTAGCCTCTTTGCAAAAGCTGGCTGCCGAGAAAACTGAGCTGGCCGGGCAGCTTCAGCAGTCCGCTGTCCTCGAAGAGCGGCAGCGCATCGCCCGCGACCTGCACGATGCGGTAAGCCAGCAGCTGTTTGCCATTTCGATGATGACGTCGGCGATCCGGGAAAGCGAAGATTTGAACACGGATAAAGTGAGGAAACGAATCGAGATGGTGCAGTCCTCGGCCGGCGAAGCCCAGAAAGAAATGAGAGCGCTTCTGATGCAGCTTAGGCCCGCCGCTCTGGATGGCAAAAATTTGAAAGACGGGATCGAAGAGCTGCTGCGGCAGCTTGCGAACAAACATGACATCGCGGTGCATGGGGAGCTGGAAGACATTCCGGAGATATCGAAGGGGATATCGGACAACCTGTTCCGCATGCTGCAGGAAAGCTTATCCAATGTGATCCGCCATTCGGGGGCGTCGGCCGTTACAGTCAGGCTGCGCCAGGTGGGCCGGCATATCCATATGACCGTTGCCGACAATGGAGTCGGCTTCGATACGGAGGAAGCAGGGGCCGCTTCGTACGGGATGAAAACTTTACAGGAGCGTGCCGACGAAATCGGCGGAACCGTAAGCGTGGCGTCGTCCCCCGGCAAAGGCACGCAAATCCATGTCAAAGTGCCGGTCATCTATCTGGAAGGAGGAAGTTAA
- a CDS encoding response regulator codes for MIRVLLVDDHEMVRMGLSAYLEMQKDIDVVGEASNGSDGVQLVKELKPDVVVMDLVMEGMNGVEATQAICKMSGAPKIIVLSSFMDDEQVYPALEAGALSYLLKTAKAEQIAEAIRAAARGESVLESKVTGKVLSKMRRREEPQLHEALTARELEVLRLIAEGKSNQEIAAELFIAMGTVKAHITSIFAKLEVEDRTNAALYVHRHGLK; via the coding sequence GTGATACGGGTGTTGTTGGTGGACGATCATGAAATGGTCCGGATGGGCTTGTCCGCCTATTTGGAAATGCAAAAGGATATCGACGTCGTCGGGGAAGCCTCAAACGGGAGCGACGGGGTACAGCTGGTCAAGGAGCTTAAGCCGGATGTCGTTGTCATGGACCTGGTGATGGAAGGCATGAACGGAGTGGAAGCGACGCAGGCGATTTGCAAGATGAGCGGCGCGCCGAAAATCATCGTGCTGTCCAGCTTCATGGACGACGAGCAGGTGTATCCGGCGCTCGAGGCGGGCGCACTCAGCTATTTGCTCAAAACCGCGAAGGCCGAGCAAATTGCCGAGGCCATCCGTGCCGCGGCACGGGGGGAATCCGTGCTCGAATCGAAGGTGACCGGCAAGGTGCTGTCCAAAATGCGCCGCCGCGAGGAACCCCAGCTCCATGAAGCGCTGACGGCCAGAGAGCTGGAGGTGCTGCGTCTGATCGCGGAAGGCAAATCGAATCAGGAGATTGCCGCGGAGCTCTTTATTGCGATGGGCACCGTCAAAGCGCACATCACCAGCATTTTCGCCAAGCTGGAAGTGGAGGACCGGACCAACGCGGCGCTCTACGTGCATCGCCATGGGTTAAAGTAG
- a CDS encoding alpha/beta hydrolase family protein: MNFNRHAFRKITAIGLALLLLLAWIIPAANAAPPDYKEETVKFQSSGVTLEGTILLPNTQGPYPAVVLVHGSNSSDREKYRGEAEMFVKAGIAALIYDKRADGFSKSRAGGRSYADLADDVNAAAAALAARPDIDRKFIGLWGISEGGWVASLAASRPQTDAAFLITVGAVGVKPVQQQSWQLVNRLYDQGVSSGSMIRSVALHGLQLAVSAGLFAEALYDPVPVFEKVKQPVLAIWGSNDRVEPPLESSRIIRAAFDRSGNERYTLQFFPDAGHLLRTTPDGIKQSDTFAPGYAEAMTSWVLQVVRGQAPVKSVIGSAPQQDHLSPAGVDRLAWYNTASVQLGLALVLMIGFAAYLMASAARRLRKGRAEQAAVPARRSKLILSGAALISTLGFILYFGYLMTSGAKHLAPVAGDRTLVWIVLQLLALAAAISTVPVVRSWWLTRSTTTGAERIRGYLLPAGGILFIVWALYWQLLIP, from the coding sequence ATGAACTTCAACCGACACGCATTTCGAAAAATCACCGCAATCGGGCTGGCCCTGCTGCTCTTGCTCGCATGGATCATTCCTGCAGCAAATGCTGCGCCGCCGGACTATAAGGAAGAGACCGTCAAGTTTCAAAGCAGCGGGGTGACGCTGGAAGGAACGATTCTTCTGCCGAACACGCAAGGCCCTTACCCCGCCGTCGTGCTTGTACACGGGTCCAATTCGTCGGATCGGGAAAAATACCGCGGAGAAGCGGAAATGTTCGTCAAAGCCGGCATCGCCGCGTTGATTTACGATAAACGCGCCGACGGCTTCAGCAAATCCCGCGCCGGCGGCCGCTCCTACGCAGATCTTGCGGATGACGTGAACGCCGCAGCCGCAGCGCTGGCCGCCCGCCCCGATATCGACCGCAAATTCATCGGACTATGGGGAATCAGCGAAGGCGGCTGGGTCGCCTCGCTGGCCGCCTCCAGGCCTCAGACCGACGCCGCTTTCCTGATTACGGTGGGCGCCGTCGGCGTCAAGCCGGTACAGCAGCAGTCGTGGCAGCTGGTCAACCGCTTGTACGACCAAGGCGTATCGTCCGGTTCCATGATCCGCTCCGTTGCGCTGCACGGACTGCAGCTGGCCGTTTCCGCCGGGCTGTTCGCCGAAGCGCTGTACGACCCCGTGCCGGTATTCGAGAAGGTGAAGCAGCCGGTGCTCGCGATCTGGGGAAGCAACGACCGCGTGGAACCTCCGCTCGAAAGCTCTCGTATCATCCGGGCGGCGTTCGACCGCAGCGGCAATGAGCGTTATACGCTTCAGTTTTTCCCTGACGCGGGGCACCTCCTGCGCACCACCCCGGACGGCATTAAGCAGTCCGATACGTTTGCCCCCGGCTATGCGGAGGCTATGACTTCATGGGTACTCCAGGTTGTCCGCGGGCAGGCGCCGGTCAAGTCGGTCATCGGCTCGGCCCCGCAGCAGGACCATCTGTCGCCGGCCGGCGTCGACCGCCTCGCCTGGTACAACACCGCATCGGTGCAATTAGGCCTGGCGCTCGTTCTAATGATCGGATTCGCCGCATATTTGATGGCATCCGCTGCGCGCCGCCTGCGAAAAGGCCGGGCTGAGCAAGCCGCTGTCCCGGCGCGCCGCTCCAAGCTGATTTTATCGGGAGCGGCCTTGATCTCGACGCTTGGCTTCATCCTGTATTTCGGCTACTTGATGACCTCCGGCGCCAAGCATCTTGCACCGGTCGCCGGAGACCGCACGCTGGTTTGGATCGTTCTGCAGCTCTTGGCGCTGGCTGCGGCGATTTCTACGGTGCCGGTCGTCCGTTCCTGGTGGTTGACGCGCTCCACGACGACGGGTGCCGAGCGGATTCGAGGTTATCTTCTGCCGGCCGGAGGAATCCTGTTTATCGTTTGGGCTCTGTACTGGCAACTGCTCATCCCTTAA
- a CDS encoding copper amine oxidase N-terminal domain-containing protein — protein MKKWSTTISAALLGAALILPYSDAAAAAERPVRVYLDGKAISFEVQPVLENGTTLVQFRPIFEKMGLTVGWDGETQTVTGTKDGLTIELVIDQTAAYVNGQPYELELAPRLVNGNTLVPLRFVSESCGKEVSWVQSTSSVYLKSPAPPKQTPGSSGNTGSPGSAGSPGTANPPSNGDGAGTEDPTKPVRGEYQFPNGDKYTGPLVNGLPEGRGKVVSSSGKLLFDGTMKAGVPWNGRAKTYYDNGELESDGTLKEGVLSGTVKQYSADGQLVFNGTFVNGERATGTLYYDNGNKYTGPFEDNEPSGTGKLVYKNGDTYEGEFVFGKRDGKGTYTTAKGEKIVGDFKDDAMNGIISYYDKKGTLLSISEYANDVLVRKVDMGSESALPPNTNPTSSGNALSSENDRHEKALKELKDAYDRDRKQIEDEIAQIRKDNPGLYASQTAYDKALKEAEDKQDEIVEKMNSLSNDTSLAGKAAMAELEKQLADNQALTAQIVKKGAAQKQLEKLNDRLASLREDYNDKLKSENDRHLSIIKQFK, from the coding sequence ATGAAAAAATGGAGCACGACCATATCGGCTGCTTTGCTTGGAGCCGCTCTTATCCTGCCGTATTCCGATGCCGCGGCTGCGGCGGAACGGCCGGTGCGTGTTTACTTGGACGGCAAGGCGATCAGCTTCGAAGTTCAGCCGGTTTTGGAAAACGGGACGACGCTGGTGCAGTTCCGGCCGATTTTTGAAAAAATGGGATTGACCGTAGGGTGGGACGGCGAAACGCAGACCGTGACCGGCACCAAGGACGGCTTGACGATCGAGCTTGTCATCGATCAAACCGCTGCCTACGTAAATGGCCAGCCGTACGAGCTGGAGCTGGCGCCGCGTCTCGTGAACGGCAATACGCTTGTTCCTTTGCGGTTCGTCAGCGAATCGTGCGGCAAGGAAGTATCGTGGGTGCAGAGCACGTCTTCGGTGTACTTGAAAAGCCCCGCTCCACCCAAGCAAACTCCAGGTTCCTCGGGAAATACGGGTTCGCCGGGCTCAGCGGGTTCCCCGGGGACAGCGAATCCTCCGTCGAACGGAGATGGCGCGGGAACGGAGGACCCCACGAAGCCGGTGCGGGGAGAGTACCAATTCCCGAACGGCGATAAATACACAGGGCCGCTGGTGAACGGATTGCCGGAAGGCAGAGGCAAGGTGGTAAGCTCGAGCGGCAAACTGCTGTTCGATGGCACTATGAAGGCGGGCGTCCCCTGGAACGGGCGGGCGAAAACCTACTATGACAACGGAGAGCTTGAGTCGGACGGCACGTTAAAGGAAGGCGTGCTGAGCGGAACGGTCAAACAGTATTCCGCGGACGGCCAACTCGTTTTTAACGGGACCTTCGTGAACGGCGAAAGGGCTACCGGCACGCTGTATTACGATAATGGGAACAAGTATACGGGGCCTTTCGAGGACAACGAACCGAGCGGCACCGGCAAACTCGTCTACAAAAACGGGGATACGTACGAAGGGGAGTTCGTCTTCGGCAAACGTGACGGAAAGGGCACTTATACGACGGCGAAGGGTGAAAAAATCGTCGGCGATTTTAAAGACGACGCGATGAACGGCATCATTTCTTATTACGATAAAAAAGGCACATTATTGTCGATCAGCGAGTACGCGAACGATGTTCTGGTCCGCAAAGTGGATATGGGAAGCGAATCGGCTTTGCCGCCGAACACGAACCCGACTTCATCGGGCAACGCTTTAAGCAGCGAAAACGACCGGCATGAGAAAGCGCTGAAGGAGCTGAAGGATGCGTACGACCGGGACAGAAAACAGATTGAGGATGAGATCGCCCAAATCCGCAAAGACAATCCGGGCCTTTACGCCTCGCAAACGGCGTACGATAAAGCGCTGAAGGAAGCGGAGGACAAGCAGGACGAGATTGTTGAAAAGATGAACTCGCTCTCGAACGATACTTCCCTGGCGGGCAAAGCCGCCATGGCGGAGCTGGAGAAGCAGCTGGCCGACAATCAAGCGCTGACCGCACAAATCGTGAAAAAGGGCGCCGCCCAAAAGCAGCTGGAGAAGCTGAACGACCGTCTTGCTTCGCTCAGGGAGGATTATAACGACAAGCTCAAAAGCGAAAACGATCGGCATCTGAGCATTATCAAACAGTTCAAGTAA
- a CDS encoding LysR family transcriptional regulator produces the protein MELIDLKVFVAIMQEGSITRAAEKLDYVQSNITTRVRKLEEELGVQLFHRSSKGVAPTEKGLVFGKYASDILLMVGEAEMAVKEPDHPSGPLTIGVVETMASTPAFIRALSEFQIKYPEVALSLVTGTSPQNYEKVLSRELDGAFFTGEFDLAQLQVAFEIREEVVLVTSVGEREKPASSEAAKAAWVVFPRGCPLRGASEDWLRDKGEAGANMIEVSTLDTMLSCVCAGIGQTLLTESAVPADEQRVRVHPVPERYRFVTTRLVSRKEQFRSKAFEAFAECIRAAAAE, from the coding sequence ATGGAATTGATCGATCTGAAAGTGTTTGTGGCGATTATGCAGGAGGGCAGCATCACTCGGGCGGCGGAGAAGCTCGATTACGTCCAGTCGAACATCACGACGCGGGTTCGCAAGCTGGAGGAGGAGCTCGGGGTGCAGCTGTTCCATCGCAGTTCGAAGGGGGTCGCGCCGACTGAAAAAGGACTTGTCTTCGGCAAATATGCCTCGGATATTTTGCTTATGGTGGGGGAGGCCGAGATGGCCGTCAAAGAGCCCGACCATCCGAGCGGGCCGCTGACGATCGGAGTGGTGGAAACGATGGCGTCGACTCCCGCTTTTATTCGGGCGCTATCCGAGTTTCAAATCAAATACCCCGAGGTTGCGTTATCTCTGGTCACCGGGACGTCGCCGCAAAACTACGAAAAAGTGCTGAGCCGCGAGCTGGACGGAGCTTTTTTCACAGGCGAGTTCGATCTGGCTCAGCTGCAGGTCGCCTTCGAGATTCGGGAAGAAGTCGTTCTGGTGACATCGGTAGGGGAGCGAGAGAAGCCGGCTTCTTCCGAAGCCGCTAAGGCGGCGTGGGTTGTCTTCCCGAGAGGCTGCCCGCTGCGCGGCGCCAGCGAAGATTGGCTGCGGGACAAAGGAGAGGCGGGAGCGAATATGATCGAGGTCAGCACGCTCGATACGATGCTGAGCTGCGTATGTGCGGGGATCGGTCAAACGCTGCTGACCGAGTCGGCGGTGCCTGCGGATGAACAGCGGGTGCGCGTGCATCCGGTTCCGGAGAGGTACCGGTTCGTAACGACCCGGCTCGTTAGCCGGAAGGAGCAGTTCCGGAGCAAAGCGTTCGAAGCTTTTGCCGAATGTATCAGGGCAGCGGCAGCGGAGTAA